In Pseudomonas sp. MM213, a genomic segment contains:
- the ssuD gene encoding FMNH2-dependent alkanesulfonate monooxygenase, producing the protein MDVFWFLPTHGDGHYLGTTQGARPVTLNYLKQVAQAADSLGYHGVLIPTGRSCEDSWVIASALVPLTERLRYLVAIRPGIISPTVSARMAATLDRLSNGRLLINVVTGGDPDENRGDGIFLDHSERYEVTDEFLQIWRRVLQGEAVDFEGKHLQVQNAKALYPPVQKPYPPLYFGGSSEAAHELAAEQVDVYLTWGEPPAAVAEKLADVRERAARNGRTVKFGIRLHVIVRETAEEAWKAADKLIEHISDETIAAAQKSFSRFDSEGQRRMAALHDGRRDNLEIAPNLWAGVGLVRGGAGTALVGDPQQVAARIKEYADLGIESFIFSGYPHLEEAYRFAELVFPLLPEPYASLAGRGVTNLTGPFGEMIANDVLPAKATA; encoded by the coding sequence ATGGATGTTTTCTGGTTTCTGCCGACCCACGGCGATGGCCATTACCTGGGCACCACCCAGGGCGCTCGCCCGGTGACGCTCAACTATCTGAAACAAGTCGCGCAGGCCGCCGACAGCCTCGGCTATCACGGCGTGCTGATTCCCACCGGGCGTTCCTGCGAGGATTCCTGGGTCATCGCTTCAGCGCTGGTGCCGTTGACCGAACGCCTGCGTTATCTGGTGGCGATTCGTCCGGGGATTATTTCGCCAACCGTCTCGGCGCGTATGGCCGCGACTTTGGATCGTCTGTCCAACGGCCGCTTGCTGATCAACGTGGTGACCGGTGGCGACCCGGACGAAAACCGTGGCGACGGGATCTTCCTCGATCACAGCGAGCGTTATGAAGTCACCGACGAATTCCTGCAGATCTGGCGTCGCGTGCTGCAAGGCGAAGCGGTGGACTTCGAAGGCAAACACCTGCAAGTGCAAAACGCGAAGGCCCTTTATCCGCCGGTGCAGAAACCCTATCCGCCGCTGTACTTCGGTGGTTCGTCCGAAGCCGCCCATGAACTCGCCGCCGAGCAGGTCGATGTCTACCTGACCTGGGGCGAACCACCGGCCGCCGTCGCGGAAAAACTCGCCGATGTGCGTGAGCGTGCAGCACGCAACGGGCGCACGGTGAAGTTCGGGATTCGCTTGCACGTGATCGTTCGCGAGACGGCCGAAGAGGCGTGGAAAGCCGCCGACAAACTGATCGAACACATCAGCGACGAGACCATCGCCGCCGCGCAAAAGTCGTTCTCGCGCTTTGACTCCGAAGGCCAGCGGCGCATGGCGGCGCTGCATGACGGGCGTCGCGACAACCTGGAAATCGCCCCCAACCTGTGGGCCGGTGTCGGCCTGGTACGCGGCGGTGCCGGCACGGCGCTGGTGGGTGATCCGCAGCAAGTGGCGGCGCGGATCAAGGAATACGCGGACCTGGGGATCGAGAGCTTTATCTTTTCCGGTTATCCGCACCTTGAAGAGGCGTATCGCTTTGCCGAGCTGGTGTTCCCGCTGTTGCCTGAACCGTACGCAAGCCTGGCGGGGCGTGGCGTGACCAACCTCACCGGGCCGTTTGGCGAAATGATCGCCAATGATGTGCTGCCCGCCAAAGCCACGGCCTGA
- a CDS encoding acyl-CoA dehydrogenase family protein encodes MTAKPLSALLSPLQTARQLAAEFALTAVERDERGGTPKAERDALRQSGLLALSIPTQYGGLGASWSETLTIVREFAKVDSSIAHVFGFHHLMLATVRLFARPEQWQPWFEQTARKNWFWGNALNPLDTRTVVKKLGGWREFSGKKSFCSGASDSEMLIASAVDESAGGKLLIAAIPSGRSGITLHNDWNNMGQRQTDSGSASFERVRVEESELLLDPGPLSTPLACLRPLIAQLTFTHMFLGIAEGAFEEARQYTLTETRPWHKSSAQDVRQDPYVLGHYGEFWVALEGVRLLVERAADLLDKAWAKGPNLSAEERGHLATAIATAKVAATRNGLELCSRLFEVTGARSTHASLRLDRHWRNLRTQTLHDPVDYKLHELGDWALNQSLPIPTFYS; translated from the coding sequence GTGACTGCCAAGCCGCTAAGCGCCCTGTTATCCCCCCTGCAAACCGCCCGCCAGTTGGCCGCCGAGTTTGCCTTGACCGCGGTCGAGCGCGACGAACGTGGCGGTACGCCGAAAGCCGAGCGTGACGCCCTGCGCCAAAGCGGTCTGCTCGCGTTGAGCATTCCCACCCAGTACGGCGGCCTCGGCGCCAGCTGGAGTGAAACCCTGACCATCGTGCGCGAGTTCGCCAAGGTCGACAGTTCGATTGCCCACGTCTTCGGCTTTCATCACCTGATGCTCGCCACCGTGCGCCTGTTCGCCCGACCCGAGCAGTGGCAGCCGTGGTTCGAACAGACCGCGCGCAAGAACTGGTTCTGGGGCAATGCCCTAAACCCGCTCGATACCCGCACCGTGGTGAAAAAACTCGGTGGCTGGCGCGAGTTTTCCGGCAAGAAAAGTTTCTGCTCCGGCGCCAGCGATTCGGAAATGCTGATCGCCTCGGCAGTGGATGAAAGCGCCGGCGGCAAGCTGTTGATCGCGGCCATCCCCAGCGGCCGCAGCGGCATCACCCTGCACAACGACTGGAACAACATGGGCCAGCGCCAGACCGACAGCGGCAGCGCTTCGTTCGAACGGGTGCGGGTCGAAGAATCGGAATTGCTGCTCGACCCGGGTCCGCTGAGCACACCGCTCGCCTGCCTGCGGCCATTGATCGCGCAGCTTACTTTTACGCACATGTTCCTCGGCATCGCCGAAGGTGCCTTCGAAGAAGCGCGGCAATACACCCTCACCGAAACCCGCCCGTGGCACAAATCCAGCGCTCAGGATGTGCGTCAGGACCCGTATGTGCTCGGCCATTACGGCGAATTCTGGGTTGCGCTCGAAGGCGTTCGTTTGCTGGTGGAACGCGCCGCCGACTTGCTCGACAAGGCCTGGGCGAAAGGCCCGAACCTCAGCGCCGAAGAACGTGGACACCTCGCCACCGCGATTGCCACGGCCAAGGTCGCCGCCACGCGCAACGGCCTCGAACTCTGTAGCCGGCTGTTCGAAGTAACCGGTGCGCGCTCGACTCACGCCTCGCTGCGCCTGGACCGCCACTGGCGCAACCTGCGCACGCAAACCCTGCACGACCCGGTGGATTACAAACTCCATGAACTGGGCGATTGGGCGTTGAACCAGTCCCTGCCGATTCCGACTTTCTATTCATAG
- a CDS encoding sigma-54 interaction domain-containing protein: MQLLTLPPSPALATSIRATAQVFEDPKSQALLAHLQQVAPSEASVLIIGETGTGKELVARHIHNLSARRNRPFVAVNCGAFSESLVEAELFGHEKGAFTGALSAKAGWFEEADGGTLFLDEIGDLPMAIQVKLLRVLQEREVVRLGSRKSIPINVRVLAATNVQLEKAINAGHFREDLYYRLDVVSLELSPLRDRPGDILPLTRHFVEAYSQRLGYGSITISKEAELKLRSYSWPGNIRELENVIHHTLLICRNGVIERDDLRLSNMRIERQDDYHSQLDDSPEALLDRAFQKLFEEQAGALHEKVEDALLRAAYRFSHYNQVHTAALLGLSRNVTRTRLIKIGELAVNKRRPTENVQGERLMQLSI, from the coding sequence ATGCAACTGCTGACCTTACCACCCTCGCCCGCCCTGGCCACGTCGATCCGCGCCACCGCGCAAGTGTTCGAAGACCCGAAATCCCAGGCCTTGCTCGCGCATTTGCAACAGGTCGCGCCGAGTGAAGCCAGCGTGCTGATCATCGGCGAAACCGGCACCGGCAAGGAGCTGGTGGCGCGGCATATCCACAACCTCAGCGCCCGGCGAAACCGCCCGTTCGTGGCGGTGAACTGCGGCGCATTCTCCGAATCCCTGGTCGAGGCCGAATTGTTCGGCCACGAAAAAGGTGCGTTCACCGGCGCCTTGAGCGCCAAGGCCGGCTGGTTCGAAGAGGCCGACGGCGGCACCTTGTTCCTCGATGAAATCGGTGATCTGCCGATGGCGATTCAGGTGAAGTTGCTGCGGGTGTTGCAGGAGCGCGAAGTGGTGCGCCTGGGTTCGCGCAAAAGCATTCCAATCAACGTGCGCGTGCTGGCGGCGACCAACGTGCAACTGGAAAAAGCCATCAACGCCGGGCATTTCCGCGAGGACCTGTATTACCGCCTCGACGTGGTCAGCCTGGAACTGAGCCCGCTGCGTGATCGCCCCGGCGACATCCTGCCGCTGACCCGGCACTTCGTCGAAGCCTACAGTCAGCGCCTCGGCTACGGCTCCATCACCATCAGCAAGGAAGCCGAGCTGAAACTGCGCAGTTACAGTTGGCCGGGCAACATCCGCGAACTGGAAAACGTCATTCACCACACCTTGCTGATCTGCCGTAACGGCGTGATCGAGCGCGATGACCTGCGCTTGTCGAACATGCGCATCGAGCGTCAGGACGACTATCACAGCCAGCTCGACGATTCACCGGAAGCCTTGCTCGACCGCGCGTTTCAAAAGCTGTTCGAGGAACAGGCCGGCGCGCTGCACGAGAAAGTCGAGGACGCCTTGCTGCGCGCGGCTTACCGTTTCAGCCATTACAACCAGGTGCACACCGCCGCGCTGCTGGGCTTGAGCCGCAACGTCACACGCACGCGCCTGATCAAGATCGGTGAGCTGGCGGTGAACAAGCGCCGGCCCACGGAAAACGTGCAGGGCGAGCGCTTGATGCAGCTGTCGATTTAG
- a CDS encoding antibiotic biosynthesis monooxygenase: MQAPEKNRSFTQLIEFEIEPHQQAALVSALSLQTERLAQRYSGFLSASIQASDDGRRVLNYLQWQSREAGEAAFQGFESGEQDFWQLIRAHQAKTVTFGSFQVLHSLERSHDNALHCNLVS, from the coding sequence ATGCAAGCGCCAGAGAAAAATCGCAGCTTCACCCAATTGATCGAATTCGAGATCGAACCCCATCAACAGGCCGCCCTGGTGTCGGCGCTGTCGTTACAGACCGAACGCCTGGCCCAGCGTTACAGCGGTTTTCTCAGTGCGAGCATCCAGGCCAGCGACGATGGCCGGCGGGTGCTCAATTACCTGCAATGGCAATCGCGGGAGGCGGGGGAAGCCGCGTTTCAGGGTTTTGAAAGCGGCGAGCAGGATTTCTGGCAACTGATCCGCGCCCATCAGGCGAAAACCGTGACGTTCGGCTCGTTCCAGGTGCTGCACAGCCTGGAACGCAGCCACGACAACGCGCTGCATTGCAATCTAGTGAGCTAA
- the soxR gene encoding redox-sensitive transcriptional activator SoxR: MITSQQLHKELTVGQVAARSGVAVTALHFYEARGLIKSTRNQGNQRRYPREVLRRVALIKVAQRLGIPLAEIGEALKTLPDNRAPTAADWKVLSAQWRRELDERINQLTLLRDTLNGCIGCGCLSMEACPLRNFGDVLGDRGPGAQLLESSADPK; the protein is encoded by the coding sequence ATGATCACCTCGCAACAACTGCATAAAGAGCTCACCGTCGGCCAGGTCGCCGCCCGCAGCGGCGTGGCGGTCACGGCGCTGCATTTTTATGAAGCCAGGGGGTTGATCAAAAGCACGCGCAATCAGGGCAACCAGCGGCGCTATCCGCGTGAAGTGTTGCGGCGGGTGGCGTTGATCAAAGTGGCGCAGCGCTTGGGGATTCCGCTGGCGGAGATTGGCGAGGCGTTGAAAACCCTGCCGGATAACCGCGCGCCGACGGCGGCGGACTGGAAGGTGTTGTCGGCGCAATGGCGCCGGGAGCTGGATGAGCGAATCAATCAGCTGACCTTGCTGCGGGATACGCTCAACGGCTGTATTGGCTGTGGGTGTTTGTCGATGGAGGCGTGTCCGTTGCGTAATTTTGGTGATGTGTTGGGGGATCGGGGGCCGGGGGCGCAGCTGTTGGAATCGTCGGCAGATCCGAAATAG
- a CDS encoding MetQ/NlpA family ABC transporter substrate-binding protein, with the protein MKKTLAILAALVSLSVHANEKLTVGATPVPHAEILEFVKPTLAKEGVDLDIKVFTDFIQPNQQLALKNLDANYYQYRPFLDDYNKTRHTDLVPVVGVHIEPFGAYSTKIKNIAELKDGATVSIPNDPVNTGRALVLLHEAGLIKLKDPSNTLATQRDIAENPKHLKIRELEGALLARSVSQVDLAFVFANYALEAGIDTNSALIVEKGKSLYIEFLVARPDNINDPGLQKLAKALNSDEVRQFILTRYKGQIAPGF; encoded by the coding sequence ATGAAAAAGACCCTGGCCATTCTGGCTGCCCTTGTGTCGTTGAGCGTTCACGCCAACGAAAAACTCACCGTCGGCGCCACGCCGGTGCCGCACGCGGAGATCCTCGAGTTCGTCAAACCCACCCTGGCCAAGGAAGGCGTGGATCTGGACATCAAGGTCTTCACTGACTTCATCCAGCCCAACCAGCAGCTTGCCCTGAAGAACCTCGACGCCAACTATTACCAGTACCGGCCGTTTCTCGATGACTACAACAAGACCCGTCACACCGATCTGGTGCCGGTGGTCGGTGTGCACATCGAACCGTTCGGGGCCTATTCGACCAAGATCAAAAACATCGCCGAACTGAAGGATGGCGCCACCGTTTCCATCCCCAACGACCCGGTGAACACTGGTCGCGCACTGGTGCTGCTGCACGAAGCCGGGCTGATCAAACTCAAGGACCCGAGCAACACCCTGGCGACTCAGCGCGACATCGCCGAAAACCCGAAGCATTTGAAAATTCGTGAATTGGAAGGTGCGTTGCTGGCGCGTTCGGTGAGTCAGGTGGACCTGGCGTTCGTGTTCGCCAACTACGCACTGGAAGCGGGGATCGACACCAACAGCGCGTTGATCGTCGAGAAGGGCAAGAGCCTGTACATCGAATTCCTGGTGGCCCGCCCGGACAACATCAACGACCCGGGTTTGCAGAAACTGGCCAAGGCGTTGAATTCCGATGAAGTGCGGCAGTTCATCTTGACCCGCTACAAAGGGCAGATTGCGCCGGGGTTCTGA
- a CDS encoding methionine ABC transporter permease: protein MAEWFKNIYWADIGQACLDTLSMLGAALGFTVLLGLPLGVVLFLTGKRQLHEAIGVYRVLSVIVNMLRSLPFIILLIVLIPLTTLLVGTSLGVPGTIPPLVVGCTPFFARLVETALREVDRGVVEATQAMGGTTWQIIRHTLLPEARGGLLAAVTVTAIVLVDYTAMAGVIGGGGLGDLAIRYGYQRFQTDVMVVTVVLLLILVQALQMTGDRLVARYSRR from the coding sequence ATGGCCGAATGGTTCAAAAACATTTACTGGGCGGACATTGGCCAGGCCTGTCTCGATACCTTGAGCATGCTTGGCGCCGCCCTCGGTTTTACTGTGCTGCTGGGGTTGCCGCTGGGGGTGGTGCTGTTCCTCACCGGTAAGCGCCAGTTGCACGAAGCCATCGGCGTTTACCGGGTGTTGTCGGTGATCGTGAACATGCTGCGTTCGCTGCCGTTCATCATTTTGCTGATTGTGTTGATTCCGCTGACAACGCTGCTGGTCGGCACTTCGCTGGGCGTGCCGGGGACCATTCCGCCGCTGGTGGTTGGCTGCACGCCGTTCTTCGCGCGGCTGGTGGAAACCGCCTTGCGCGAAGTCGATCGCGGCGTCGTGGAGGCGACCCAGGCCATGGGCGGCACCACCTGGCAAATCATCCGCCACACCTTGTTGCCCGAGGCTCGCGGCGGGTTGCTGGCGGCGGTCACTGTCACCGCCATCGTGCTGGTGGATTACACGGCGATGGCCGGGGTGATTGGTGGCGGTGGCCTGGGCGACCTGGCGATCCGCTACGGCTACCAGCGATTCCAGACCGACGTGATGGTGGTCACCGTGGTGCTTTTGCTGATCCTGGTCCAGGCCCTGCAAATGACCGGCGACCGATTGGTGGCGCGCTACAGCCGACGATAA
- a CDS encoding SfnB family sulfur acquisition oxidoreductase gives MPESAVYPINPPAAHRIADEAEALRVAERVAAVLLEQDAERDRTRQVPAEIVDLYSNSGLWGISVPKEFGGAQVSYAVLAQVIAIISAADPSLGQIPQNHYCLLEDIRLQGTPEQQAHFFGLALQGHRFANALSETGGKNVQDIQATIRRYGDGHVINGRKGYCTGSLYAHWLAVLALDEEQRGQLSFVERGTPGLVIIDDWDSIGQRTTSSGTVLAEDLHVPAFNVFPTYRSYESPTLAGPFAQLTTAAIDAGIARAALRDTIAFVQQFARPWIDAGVEKASEDPLTIIQVGGLEIRLEAAEALLERAGWALDAARPAPNEDNVARASLAVAKAKVLTTEIAIEATNKLFELGGTRSTLKKHNFDRHWRNARVHTLHDPVRWKYHVVGNWLLNGVKPPRHDWS, from the coding sequence ATGCCTGAATCTGCCGTTTATCCGATCAACCCGCCGGCCGCCCATCGGATCGCCGATGAAGCCGAAGCCTTGCGTGTGGCCGAGCGCGTCGCCGCGGTCTTGCTGGAGCAGGACGCCGAGCGCGACCGTACGCGCCAGGTGCCCGCCGAGATCGTCGACCTGTATTCCAACAGTGGCTTGTGGGGCATCAGCGTGCCAAAGGAGTTTGGTGGCGCGCAGGTGTCCTACGCGGTGCTGGCGCAGGTCATCGCGATCATCTCGGCGGCCGATCCGTCCCTGGGGCAGATCCCGCAAAACCACTATTGCCTGCTGGAAGATATCCGCCTGCAAGGCACGCCCGAGCAGCAGGCACATTTTTTCGGCCTGGCGCTGCAAGGTCATCGCTTTGCCAATGCGTTGTCGGAAACCGGCGGCAAAAACGTGCAGGACATTCAGGCGACCATTCGCCGTTATGGCGACGGGCATGTGATCAACGGTCGCAAGGGTTATTGCACCGGTTCGCTTTACGCCCACTGGCTGGCGGTGTTGGCGCTGGATGAAGAGCAGAGGGGCCAGTTGTCCTTCGTCGAACGCGGCACCCCAGGGCTGGTGATCATCGACGACTGGGACAGCATCGGTCAGCGCACTACCTCCAGCGGCACGGTGCTGGCCGAGGATCTGCACGTCCCGGCATTCAACGTGTTCCCGACGTATCGTTCCTATGAAAGCCCGACTCTGGCCGGCCCGTTCGCGCAATTGACCACCGCCGCCATCGACGCCGGCATCGCCCGCGCAGCGCTGCGTGACACCATCGCCTTCGTGCAGCAATTCGCCCGGCCATGGATTGATGCGGGTGTTGAAAAGGCCAGTGAAGATCCGCTGACCATCATTCAGGTCGGTGGCCTGGAGATTCGCCTGGAAGCTGCCGAAGCCTTGCTGGAACGCGCCGGTTGGGCGCTGGATGCGGCGCGCCCGGCACCCAATGAAGACAACGTCGCCCGAGCGTCCCTCGCGGTGGCCAAAGCCAAAGTGCTGACCACCGAAATCGCCATCGAAGCCACCAACAAACTGTTCGAACTCGGCGGCACCCGTTCGACCCTGAAGAAGCACAACTTCGACCGGCACTGGCGCAACGCGCGGGTGCACACCCTGCATGACCCGGTGCGCTGGAAATACCACGTGGTCGGCAACTGGCTGCTCAACGGCGTCAAACCGCCGCGTCACGACTGGTCCTGA
- a CDS encoding VOC family protein, whose protein sequence is MSVKPIPEGYHSITPYLGIQKAAEAIEFYKKAFGATEVMRLSMPDGSIGHAELRIGDCPIMLGTPCDQGPLSNPDKSPSVGLHLYVNDVDKSYKQAIAAGATVVSEVKDQFYGDRSGTLKDPYGHLWFLATRKEDLTQAQIEQRAKEMFNQG, encoded by the coding sequence ATGAGCGTCAAACCCATTCCAGAGGGTTATCACAGCATCACCCCTTATCTGGGCATTCAAAAAGCGGCCGAAGCCATCGAGTTCTACAAGAAAGCTTTCGGCGCGACCGAAGTCATGCGTCTGTCCATGCCCGACGGCAGCATCGGCCACGCCGAACTGCGCATCGGCGACTGCCCGATCATGCTCGGCACGCCGTGTGATCAGGGGCCGTTGAGCAATCCGGACAAGTCACCGTCCGTGGGCTTGCACCTGTATGTGAATGATGTGGACAAGTCCTACAAACAAGCGATTGCGGCGGGCGCCACGGTGGTGTCCGAGGTCAAGGATCAGTTTTACGGCGACCGTTCGGGGACGTTGAAAGATCCGTATGGGCATTTGTGGTTTCTGGCCACGCGTAAGGAGGATTTGACCCAGGCGCAGATTGAGCAGCGGGCAAAGGAGATGTTCAATCAGGGTTGA
- a CDS encoding alpha/beta fold hydrolase — protein MFAGFLKDQRHVNGVDIAYRIGGSGPGLLLLHGHPQTHVIWHKVAEQLAAHFTVVAADLRGYGDSGKPLANDHHTNYSKREMAKDSIELMKSLGFEQFSVLAHDRGARVAHRLALDHPQTVQRMVLLDIAPTLSMYTQTNEAFARAYWHWFFLIRPAPLPETLIEADPESYLRSVMGSRSAGLKPFTAEAFGEYLRCLKQPGTARGICEDYRASASIDLDHDRADIDAGRHLNLPLLVLWGAEGTVGRCFEPLKEWQHVATDVRGKALPAGHYIAEEAPELLLAEVLAFLR, from the coding sequence ATGTTCGCCGGATTCCTCAAAGACCAGCGCCACGTCAACGGTGTGGACATTGCCTACCGCATCGGCGGCAGCGGGCCGGGCCTGCTGTTGCTGCACGGTCACCCGCAGACCCACGTCATCTGGCACAAGGTTGCCGAACAACTGGCCGCACACTTCACCGTAGTCGCCGCCGACCTGCGCGGTTACGGCGACAGCGGTAAACCGCTGGCCAACGACCACCACACCAACTACTCCAAACGGGAAATGGCCAAGGACAGCATCGAGCTGATGAAGTCCCTGGGCTTCGAGCAGTTCTCGGTGCTCGCACACGACCGTGGCGCCCGGGTTGCCCATCGCCTGGCGCTGGATCATCCGCAGACCGTGCAACGCATGGTGTTGCTCGATATCGCGCCGACGCTGTCGATGTACACGCAAACCAATGAAGCCTTTGCCCGCGCCTATTGGCACTGGTTCTTCCTGATCCGCCCCGCTCCGTTGCCGGAAACCCTGATCGAGGCCGATCCCGAATCCTATCTGCGCAGCGTGATGGGCAGTCGCAGTGCCGGGCTCAAACCGTTCACTGCCGAGGCCTTTGGCGAATACCTGCGCTGCCTGAAACAGCCGGGCACCGCACGCGGGATCTGCGAGGACTACCGGGCCAGCGCCAGCATCGATCTGGATCACGACCGCGCCGACATCGACGCCGGCCGTCATCTGAACTTGCCGCTGCTGGTGCTGTGGGGTGCCGAAGGCACGGTCGGCCGCTGCTTCGAACCGCTCAAGGAATGGCAACACGTGGCCACCGACGTGCGCGGCAAAGCGCTGCCCGCCGGCCATTACATCGCCGAAGAAGCCCCCGAGCTGCTGCTCGCCGAAGTCCTGGCTTTCCTGCGCTGA
- the dctA gene encoding C4-dicarboxylate transporter DctA, with protein sequence MTIKKLLGTLYVQVLIAIALGIVIGHSWPQIGIDLKPLGDGFIKLIKMIIGPIIFCTVVSGITSMHDVKQVGRVGGKALLYFEIVSSLALLIGLLAAHALHPGAGFNIDVKTLDSSAIAGFVGQAEHGEGITGFLLHVIPTTFFDAFSKGEILPVLFVSVLFGIALVMVGEKGRPLVNVINQASEVFFRIVGIISRVAPIGAFGAIAFTIGKYGLGSLLPLLKLIGTFYLTALIFIACVLGSIARYAGFSIFKLLAYIKAELLIVLGTSSSESALPQLIQKLESLGASKGVVGIVVPTGYTFNLDGTNIYMTLAVLFLAQATNIDLSLEQQLTLLAVAMLTSKGAGAVVGAGFVALAASLAVVPTVPVAAMVLILGVDRFMAECRSLTNIIGNAVAALVVAAWEGELDRSKMAPIALKRGRHARAAAAAAKLSAE encoded by the coding sequence ATGACCATCAAGAAACTGCTGGGAACCCTCTACGTGCAAGTGCTCATCGCCATCGCGCTGGGCATTGTGATCGGCCATTCCTGGCCGCAGATCGGCATCGACCTCAAGCCGTTGGGTGACGGTTTCATCAAGCTGATCAAGATGATCATCGGCCCGATCATCTTCTGCACGGTGGTCTCCGGAATCACCAGCATGCACGACGTGAAACAGGTCGGCCGGGTCGGTGGCAAGGCGCTGCTGTACTTCGAAATCGTCTCCAGCCTTGCGCTGTTGATCGGCCTGCTGGCGGCGCATGCGCTGCATCCGGGCGCGGGGTTCAACATTGATGTGAAGACGCTGGATTCGTCGGCGATTGCCGGTTTTGTCGGTCAGGCCGAACACGGCGAAGGCATCACCGGTTTTTTGCTGCACGTGATTCCGACGACTTTTTTTGATGCCTTCTCCAAGGGTGAAATCCTGCCCGTGCTGTTCGTCTCGGTGCTGTTCGGCATTGCGCTGGTGATGGTCGGTGAAAAGGGCCGGCCACTGGTGAACGTGATCAATCAGGCCAGCGAAGTGTTCTTCCGCATCGTCGGCATCATCAGCCGTGTCGCACCGATCGGGGCGTTTGGCGCGATTGCGTTCACCATCGGCAAGTACGGCCTCGGCTCGTTGCTGCCGCTGTTGAAGCTGATTGGCACGTTCTACCTGACCGCGCTGATTTTCATTGCGTGCGTGCTCGGCAGCATTGCCCGTTATGCCGGCTTCAGCATTTTCAAACTGCTGGCGTACATCAAGGCCGAACTGTTGATCGTACTGGGCACCAGCTCTTCGGAATCGGCACTGCCGCAGCTGATCCAGAAACTCGAAAGCCTGGGCGCCTCCAAAGGCGTGGTGGGGATTGTCGTGCCGACTGGCTACACCTTCAACCTGGACGGCACCAACATTTACATGACGCTGGCGGTGCTGTTTTTGGCCCAGGCGACCAACATTGACTTGAGCCTGGAGCAGCAACTGACCTTGCTGGCCGTGGCGATGCTCACCTCCAAAGGCGCGGGCGCGGTGGTCGGCGCGGGGTTCGTGGCGCTGGCGGCGAGCCTGGCCGTAGTGCCGACCGTGCCGGTGGCGGCGATGGTGCTGATCCTCGGTGTCGACCGTTTCATGGCCGAATGCCGATCCCTGACCAACATCATCGGCAACGCCGTTGCAGCGCTGGTGGTGGCCGCCTGGGAAGGTGAACTGGACCGCAGCAAGATGGCGCCGATCGCCCTCAAACGCGGGCGCCACGCTCGGGCGGCAGCGGCGGCGGCCAAGCTGTCTGCTGAGTAA
- a CDS encoding LysR substrate-binding domain-containing protein: MLAAHAASARSVMTTKKDTVPLPEDLRVLLTVIRKSGFAAAADELGLSPAYVSKRIQILETTLGTRLLHRTSRRIALTEDGERVQRWALRILDDFQQLHDELSDAHDSPRGRLHLCSSFGFGRNHVAPALSLLAERYPDLEIRLDLFDRVVDIVNEGFDLEIRVGDDIPGQHIGRRLVSNRRVLCAAPGYLQRHGTPQTLGDLEQHHCLVIKERDNAFGIWNLEHDGAQESVRVSGPLSSNNGEIVLQWALDGRGVLLRSLWDVKPLLEQGRLVQVLPGYTQSANVWAVYPTRLAYSGKLRACVEFLQEHFKGLSV; encoded by the coding sequence ATGCTGGCGGCTCATGCCGCCAGTGCCCGTTCTGTCATGACCACCAAGAAAGACACCGTGCCCCTGCCCGAAGACCTGCGTGTATTACTTACCGTCATTCGTAAAAGCGGTTTCGCCGCCGCAGCGGATGAACTGGGCCTGTCGCCCGCCTACGTCAGCAAACGCATCCAGATTCTCGAAACCACCCTCGGCACGCGCCTGCTGCACCGCACCAGCCGCCGCATCGCCCTGACCGAAGACGGTGAACGTGTGCAGCGCTGGGCGTTGCGGATTCTCGATGATTTCCAGCAACTGCACGACGAACTCTCCGACGCCCACGACAGCCCTCGCGGGCGTCTGCATTTGTGCAGCAGTTTCGGCTTCGGGCGCAATCACGTGGCGCCGGCCCTGTCACTGCTGGCCGAACGTTACCCGGACCTGGAGATTCGCCTCGACCTGTTTGATCGGGTGGTGGACATCGTCAACGAAGGGTTCGACCTGGAGATCCGTGTCGGCGATGACATCCCCGGCCAGCACATCGGCCGGCGGCTGGTGAGCAATCGGCGGGTGTTGTGCGCGGCGCCCGGTTATCTGCAACGCCACGGCACGCCGCAGACGCTGGGCGATCTGGAGCAGCATCATTGCCTGGTGATCAAGGAGCGCGACAACGCCTTTGGCATCTGGAACCTGGAGCACGACGGTGCCCAGGAGAGTGTGCGGGTCAGCGGACCGTTGTCGTCCAATAACGGCGAGATTGTCTTGCAGTGGGCACTGGATGGGCGCGGGGTGTTGTTGCGGTCACTGTGGGATGTGAAGCCGTTGCTGGAGCAGGGGCGATTGGTGCAGGTGCTGCCCGGATACACCCAGAGCGCCAACGTCTGGGCGGTGTACCCGACGCGGCTGGCGTACTCGGGGAAGTTGCGCGCGTGTGTGGAGTTTTTGCAGGAGCATTTCAAAGGGTTGTCGGTTTGA